From the genome of Hippoglossus stenolepis isolate QCI-W04-F060 chromosome 13, HSTE1.2, whole genome shotgun sequence:
ATCAGACCACGAGAGACTTGTCTTAGCTGATATgttgagcacacacacacaccttccctactaccacccacacacacacacacacacacaccttccctactaccacccacacacacacacacacacaccttccctactaccacccacacacacgtttctACTTCTATCTCATTGAGGACTCTCACTGGCATAATGCATTctctagccccttaccctaaccatccaaacctaattctaaccctaaccctaaaaccaagtcttaaccctccaacagccctttgaagaagtgaggaccggccaaaatgtccacACTCTttagggtctatgcttaaaatggttaTCACTAAGATATAagaacaggaacacacacacacacacacacacctgcacttctaccacacacacagacacacacaaccacacacaccctATGAGACCTTTGTCCCTCAGTGAGCATTGTGACCTTTGTCCGATGTTGGAAATGACTCCATGtgtgcagaaagagaaaaagcagaGTCCTAAGATCACCAGAGCTTTTCAGtgattttgattttgttgttttccgAAGTTACCTCAAACTTCCCCCTCTGCTTCTATTCACtttgtctccacacacactggTGCATGTTGGAAATTGAAGTTGACTGGATATTGAACAacaatacttttatttttattaatggataaaatgtgtctgttgcTCTGAACACTGAAATATTGAAGGTTGATATGAAAAGTCTGATCATGTTTGTCCTCTTGTTTACATTCTGTGTTTGATTAAATGTGTCCtgattgaaataaataaaactattcaCACTTCAGACtgtattttgttacttttttttaccataGTTCTTGAGCCCCTGCTTGTGTTCAGACatcataaatacatattttaaatataattgtttttcCTTGCATCAACTCAGGCGTCATTATATGAAATGTGCTCGCTGACGATGTCTTTGTAAACTCTAATAACGTTTTCTGCACACATCTTATATGCACAGTGTTTTATATGTTGCATTAAATGTATCAGAGCATCATTTACTGTTAATAATGATCTGTCCTGGATTCACCTTCAGTGTAAACACAACcaaccacaaacacacttaGTGCAGGTGTTAAACTGagattacagtgtgtgtttgtgtgtgtgtgtgtgtgtgtgtgtgtgtgtgtgtaaatcataTATTAATGTTCCTTTATACCTGCTCCTGAACATGTGTCATGACCGGACATGAAATATTAGCTGGTTCTCATCGGAAAGACACGTGCGATTTGAGTTTagaaggaaaacagaaagaaaacagaactgACCAACagataatgtaaaatgtttatatgaGACATGTTGGTAGTGAAGAAGAAACGAGTGAGCATCAAAGAAAATCCATGAAATTAAGAATAAATCATGTAggtatgaaataaaacatgcgAGTATGAGCAAATATGTTATTACTGTAGATATTGACACTGTGATCAAGTTTAAAttggtgtgcgtgcgtgtgtgtgtgtgtgtgtgtgagtgggtggagAGACCTGATCCATCATCTAATACCTTCAAGCTCATCTGGTAAACTCCAACCTCCTGATGCAGGAAGTCATAAATACAACTCAGTGATGCGTTCACGGGCAGTTGGTGACGATCGTTCTCTGAAATCATAAGCAGATTCACTGAGGAAAGATAATCagaaaatttacattttcaccaaaatatattcatgacTAACAAATCCAGATTAGTGTGAAGAGTTTTTTAAGATTACATTAAGATATTGAAAATGTATCATGTGTAATCTGATGATGAAGgaattaagtacattttttaaagaaaaaatcgAAAAGATTAAACTAAAATAGAAATTCTGATATTTCACAACAAAAAGTGTGTGCTAAATTCAAATGATACATAATTGTATTGGTGTATTACTGATCATATATTATGTCCACACATGTTATTGTTGTTGACAGGCTGAGTTGGAGAAAATTCTGATTGATAATTTGGAAACTCTGAGTTAAATCATTTGGTTCCATGAGGTTGATttgctgaaaataaacagaaacaaatgttaACAATTAATAAAAGCTTAATAATTGGGTAACTGTCAAAATAATGCTTTTTGATCTTACATCTATTTTAATCTTGTTTATCTTTGTACTTCTTAAAtagtttcttattgtttttacttcagtttttcatttttaacttggAAAAAAACCTTGTAACTGTTTTAAAAGGTGCTgaatgaataaagtttattattactatatggtgttttattgtgttattgttttagtGGATGTTTGTAAGTCGCACGTCTGTATCTTGTGTTTTTGGTCTAAATTGCCttcaggattaataaagttgCATTGAATCTTTTTGAATCATATTGTAATTTTAATGGAAAAACCGtcagtttgtttaattttaaatccCCCTCTTCCATCAAATGGGGGCCTGTAATATTAATCCTGATTTTCATCCTCACACTTACTCATGTTGGAGTTGTAATATTTCCCACCGCCTGTGAACGCCTCCCTCAGTGTGATGGGAATCTGCAGCTTCACTCAGACTTTATTTCGTCCTGAGGCTCcgagaagctgcagctctgtcaaaCACCGGGAGCTTCCGATTCTTTCTCCCCCTGAAGGAAACTGTGGATTATCATCGGGTTGTCgtagcagcagagaaaacacatgtgTAACTttatgaagaagaaaaatcaaacGTGTTTTCAGCCTGTTTCCATGTTCCTGAGGGAATAAACCCGGAGAGGACGCGTCCAGCTGCGTTTTTACGCACCAGGTTCCAGACGGACTGACTGGAGACTTTTAGTTCGTGGACTTTTATTTACCTCCTTGAAGATTTGAATTGTGACTTTTAGTTTCTCAAACTTTCCTGGACtcattttcacttgttttaagTCTCACGATGCGACTTTTTCTTGCGTGGAGGAGCCGCAGGGGACAAACAGTCCCGGTGAAAAGGTTCCAGGGCTGTTAAAGTGATTGGATCGTGACCAGCGGAGATGAACTTTCTCCACAATGATTGCTGCAGCTCTGGTGAATGACTGACAGCTCggtggtggagctgcagggacaCAGTGGATTGACCCACAGACGCGGAACTTGTTTAAATCATAGAGACGCATGAGGGCGAAGATTTCTTTCAGGCTTCAGAGATGAAATCATGAGTTAAATCCAACTTTTCCTtcacttttattacttttatccTCTCAATTAGTTTAGATTCATAGTTTAATAGAATGTTGTTTTCCCCCATGGCACTCATGGGGAGGTGCGCGCCACGCAGCCCGGTGCTCCCGCGGCCCCTcgtgttttctctcctgctgctcctccgtgGTGCGGGTCTCACCTCCGCAGCCTCCAAGGACCTGGTGTGCGAGCCCATCACGGTGCCCATGTGCAAGGGCATCGTCTACAACCTGACCTACATGCCCAACCAGTTCAACCACGACACCCAGGAGGAGGTGGGCCTGGAGGTGCACCAGTTCTGGCCCCTGGTGCGCATCCACTGCTCCCCGGACCTGCTCTTCTTCCTGTGCAGCATGTACACCCCCATCTGTCTGCCGGACTACCGCAAGCCGCTGCCGCCCTGCCGCTCCGTGTGCGAGCGGGCCAAGCGCGGCTGCTCCCCGCTCATGAGCCAGTACGGCTTCGAGTGGCCCGAGCGGATGAGCTGCGAGCGGCTGCCTCAGCTGGGGGACGAGACCCTGTGCATGGACCAGAACAGCAGCGAGACCACCACACTGGCTCCCCCGTTCCCCAAACCCACCCCTAAAGGCCGGACCAGACCCCCGAGCCCCCCTAAGTGTGACAGGGAGTGCCGCTGCAGAGACCCCCTGGTCCCCATCAAGAGGGAGTCCCACGCCCTGTACGGCCGGGTGCAGACCGGGCCCCTGCCCAACTGTGCCCAGCCCTGCCACCAGCACTACTTCTCAGCTGATGAACGGGCCTTCACCAGCTTCTGGGTGGGCCTCTGGTCGGTGCTGTGCTTCGTCTCCACCTTGACCACTGTGGCCACCTTCCTCATTGACATGGAGCGCTTCAAGTACCCAGAGAGGCCCATCATCTTCCTGGCTGCCTGCTACCTCTTCGTCTCCTTGGGTTATATCATCCGCCTGGTGGCAGGTCATGAGCGGGTGGCCTGTGGTGCCAgcagtggtgctggtggtggagaCCAGCTGCACATCCTCTACGACACCACAGGCCCGGCTCTCTGCACCCTGGTCTTCTTGTTGGTGTACTTCTTCGGCATGGCCAGTTCCATCTGGTGGGTGGTGTTGTCCTTCACCTGGTTCCTGGCTGCAGGGATGAAGTGGGGCAGCGAGGCCATTGCTGGATACTCTCAGTACTTCCACCTCGCCGCTTGGCTCATCCCCAGCGTCAAGACCATCGTGGTCCTGGCCCTCAGCTCTGTGGATGGGGACCCTGTGGCTGGGATCTGCTACGTGGGGAACCAGAGTCTGGAGAACCTCAGGGGATTCGTACTTGCTCCTCTGGTGGTTTACCTCTTCACTGGTTCTCTGTTCTTGCTCGCaggttttgtttctctcttccgCATCAGAAGCATCATCAAGCAAGGTGGCACCAAGACGGACAAACTGGAGCGGCTGATGATCCGCATTGGGCTCTTCACGGTGCTCTACACCGTCCCAGCCACCATCGTGGTGGCCTGCCTGGTCTACGAGCAGCACTACAGGCCCGGCTGGGAGCGAGCCTTGGCCTGCTCCTGCCTGACTGAGCGCCAGCGCTCGGGCCTTGGTCCGGACTACGCCGTCTTCATGCTCAAGTACTTCATGTGCTTGGTGGTGGGCATCACCTCAGGAGTGTGGATTTGGTCAGGAAAAACCCTGGAGTCCTGGAGGAGGTTTGTGGCTCGATGCTGCCCCTGCTGGCTGCAGAAGGCCACGGCTCCACCCTCCATGTACAGTGAGGCCAGTACTGCTTTAACTGGACACACTGGAACTGGGCTGACATCAGGGATCTATCACAAAGCTGCTCCCTCTCATATATGAACTGACtggacttattattattattgttatgttcATATACACACTGAACAGTTTCCTGTGTGGACACTTAGAAACACACAATCCAAACACTCCAGAACGAGATGTGGACAAACATCTGCAGGACTGTGACTCTGATTATCAGCTCAAATTAAAAAacggaaaaaataaacaaataaccTGAATCATAGAAAATGTAacttgaaaaaatataaatgtatttgaaaaaactgaatcaaacaATTGAATTGCTTTAAAGAGCTGGAAAACGTCATTTAATTGTTCAGTCAGAGACACAAGGATCCTCGATGGGATCAAAcgttcttcttcctgtttgtttatcCTGagcactgagagagaaaaacatatttatttatgtaaatattgtataaatttgatgtaaaaaaatgagaaaattagTTGTATAGTGTGATGATTAGTTAGTAAACAACCAATGTCACTGCCACAAGTCAAGAGTGAGACACCAGGGAAACGAATCTCATCTGATTTGAAGTGTGTATAAATTTGTACATATCAGTGTTTGAGTTTGACGTCGAGTGTTTTTGTACTATTACAAACTGAAAAGTTTTTTCTCAGATTTTAGAGTCACTTATGGACGACTCcagtttctgaagagtgaattAGTTTAGTCAATGACATGTAAACGAACAGGGTGAAACGGCCCTTGGCCTTTAGCCCCACCTGCTGGTTGACAGAGGAACTGATCACACCAGGGACTCAAACATGGACCTCACTAGAATTACATGAGACCAGAGATCCTCaagtatgaaatataaaaatagtgGAGACAACAAAATCCACAATTGGATTAATTTTCTTAGACAtaatcaacatttttaaaataatttctgcTGTGGATTCTCTGGTGTCCTCAGCGTCCTCCTCGAGGTCCCTGGACCTCATCTTGAGAACCGttgctctgtttttctaatgATTTCATGTCACAGACTCTGAACAGACGAAAAATTCACACGTTGATCGATTTTTGACACAATAACTCAACTAATAGATAACTTAACCACAGACGGGTTCGATAATCGACCAATTATAAAAGTTATTTCTATATAAGTTTCAGTTAGATTTTGCTTTAGTTTCAAAACATTGTACAATAAttcttatatttttttgttctgaAAAAGCAATTTGGAAACATCAATTTGGGATTTGGAAAAGTGTCATTGTTTTCTAAAATATTATAGACCAAAGAAATTAAGCAAATTAATTAGgtaataataaatattcacattctCTCTGTTACATATATGTCATTATATAATACTGATGAGACTTAAACAATATTTCCACCTTATTTCTAATCAGGATAATTTGACTTAAAACCAGTTTAAATGATTCTGTATTTGGTTGGAAACTGTGCTGAAATACGTTGTCTGGtaattcacaaatcaaaaatgaTAATCACTTAGAGTTTATGGAAGAGAAATCTAACTGCAATATCCTAAAATATGAGTTCACACTGAATATGTCCTTATTTTCTTACGAATTAGAGCATAAAGAAGCACTTACGTTGACAAATAATCATCAGTCATCAGAGGACGTTTTAAAGGATGGTTTCTAATATATCTCAACTGACAGTATTACAACATAAATCATGTTCATTTCTGGAGACTTTTACAAGCCAGCAAAGCTCTTATCAGTTTCCAACAAAGCTGTATGCTGTCGTATAATGTGAAGGAGCCTCACGTCTActctcagaggtcagaggtcacgtttTGTGAGTGTACAAATGAACTGAAACAAATCAACCTGCAACTGGAAGAAACTACAGAAAGTGAAGCTGTCCCACAGAGATCACTGTAAACAGTCACATTACAAAACAGAATTTATTGataaaataactaaaaaataactaattaaacttaggtgtttttaaagtttatttaatcatcagtttgtttcctgcctccttcctcctgcGGTGATGTGTTGTGACGTCAGTGTTGTTGGCCAGTTGTGTTAACTACTGTGTCCACGTGTTAGAAAATGTCTAATTTATTAGTCTGATTTGAGTGAATGCGATTATGAGTGATGATGTATGATGATAAATGTCggtaaaaactgacatttaggtttgtttgttgaagtgtaaatctgtttttcacacCGAGATAAACtctttaaaagattttaaaatgttgtagaTTTTGATTCATATTGTGGAATTAAAAGTGAGTCGATCTCTAGTTTATGTCtcataaacgtgtgtgtgtctgtatgtgccAAATAAAatgagttttgtttttacctAAGGGCAGAGAGCAGTTTTTCCCTCAGGTGTGCAAGAATAAAGATGTGTGCAGCAGTTGGTCAACCTCTATTTTAATTTATGCTTAAAAGCGATTAGAAGAAAACAGTAgaacacatgtatatatatacactcactggccactttattaggtacaccttgctagTACCGGGTTGGACCCCCTTTTGCCTTAATTCTTCGTAGCATAGATTCAACAAGGCGTGGCGTTTAAACGATGTTCAATTGGtactaaggggcccaaagtgtgccaagaaaatatcccccacaccattacaccacctGAACCGTTGATACAAGACAGGAtggatacaaggcaggatggatccatgctttcatgttgtttacgccaaattctgaccctaccatctgaatgtcgcagctgaaatcgagactcatcagaccaggcaacgtttttccaatcttctattgtccaattttggtgagcctgtgcaaattgtagcctcagtttcctgttcttagctgacaggagtgggACCCGGTGaggtcttctgctgctgcagcccatctgcttcaaggttcgacgtgttgtgcgttcagagatggttttctgcataccttggttgtaacgagtggttatttgagttactgttgcctttctatcatctcaaaccactctgcccattctcctctgacatcaacaaggcattttcgtccacacaactgccgctcactggatattttctctttttcagaccattctctgtaaaccctagaGATGGTTGTGCGTGAAAATCacagtagatcagcagttttttaaatactCAGACGAGCCAGTCCggcaccaacaaccatgccacgttcaaagtcacttaaatcccctttcttccccattctgatgcttggtttgaacttcagcaagtcgtcttcaccacgtctagatgcctaaatgcattgaCTTGCTgccatctgattggctgattagctatttgtgttaacaagcaattgaacaggTGTGCCTCTTAAAGTGGCTggtgagtgtatatatatatttttaaaaattgtatttgtgaaACGTAACTTGACTCAAGA
Proteins encoded in this window:
- the fzd5 gene encoding frizzled-5, encoding MLFSPMALMGRCAPRSPVLPRPLVFSLLLLLRGAGLTSAASKDLVCEPITVPMCKGIVYNLTYMPNQFNHDTQEEVGLEVHQFWPLVRIHCSPDLLFFLCSMYTPICLPDYRKPLPPCRSVCERAKRGCSPLMSQYGFEWPERMSCERLPQLGDETLCMDQNSSETTTLAPPFPKPTPKGRTRPPSPPKCDRECRCRDPLVPIKRESHALYGRVQTGPLPNCAQPCHQHYFSADERAFTSFWVGLWSVLCFVSTLTTVATFLIDMERFKYPERPIIFLAACYLFVSLGYIIRLVAGHERVACGASSGAGGGDQLHILYDTTGPALCTLVFLLVYFFGMASSIWWVVLSFTWFLAAGMKWGSEAIAGYSQYFHLAAWLIPSVKTIVVLALSSVDGDPVAGICYVGNQSLENLRGFVLAPLVVYLFTGSLFLLAGFVSLFRIRSIIKQGGTKTDKLERLMIRIGLFTVLYTVPATIVVACLVYEQHYRPGWERALACSCLTERQRSGLGPDYAVFMLKYFMCLVVGITSGVWIWSGKTLESWRRFVARCCPCWLQKATAPPSMYSEASTALTGHTGTGLTSGIYHKAAPSHI